A genomic segment from Paenibacillus thermoaerophilus encodes:
- a CDS encoding cache domain-containing sensor histidine kinase, translating to MFYSLKNRLIAFFVLLLVLSFGTMSYLIFQESRLIIRSYIETSALEKMDEYGSFVHMAALQMYDLSSLVFNSEVTSNWDHTLSDPAAGEGEKMLANISLSKFLTHAANSYSGVSSVSLYRRDGLVVSDNNQIMTNRSHLDTKWYRDFVEKSNHWVSSHTDEVELNRSRPYPFISLLLPIGSFEPSAAKTVMKVNVSAEFFLEPLNRIHLGERGTIFLLDHEGHPMLSQEQYAPHEEAARKVEEIRNGNTRQGVVYLRNPAGSTDILVYKKLKQNGWMLVGFVTEADLYANLYRLRTTIVLFSSFLLIAAIVVATWLSYGITKPLSRLASAMRSVQKGEFDLAENRIPPERSVRNEVGFVTSSFRNMVRQLKQHIQTEFELKLLRQQAEYKALLMQINPHFLFNTLELLSSLSVQRKTAESLKIIEALGKMLRFSLNAAEDLVSLRQEIDYLRYYLTILEIRFGDRLRLSLRVDGEPGNREIVKFILQPLVENAVKYSFAEQAVAEVDIRISVEPERVRLLVADNGPGMPPGLAERLYAETAHSRLHDVLNRGSGTIGLRNVLARCRLYYGQGFEYAIRSADSGPGTTIELILPIGEGASDVSSADRG from the coding sequence CGGCTGATCGCTTTTTTTGTTCTGTTGCTCGTCCTGTCGTTCGGCACGATGTCCTATTTGATTTTTCAGGAGTCCCGTTTGATCATCCGCTCGTACATCGAGACTTCCGCTCTGGAGAAGATGGACGAATACGGGTCCTTTGTCCATATGGCCGCGCTGCAGATGTACGATTTGTCTTCCCTCGTGTTTAACAGCGAGGTCACGAGCAACTGGGACCATACGCTTTCGGACCCGGCCGCGGGGGAAGGGGAGAAGATGCTGGCCAATATCAGCTTGAGCAAATTTTTGACCCATGCCGCCAACAGCTACTCCGGCGTATCGTCGGTGTCTCTGTACCGCCGGGACGGGCTCGTGGTCAGCGACAACAACCAGATCATGACGAACCGGTCGCATCTGGACACGAAGTGGTACCGGGATTTCGTCGAAAAAAGCAATCATTGGGTCTCGTCCCATACGGATGAGGTCGAGCTTAACCGATCCCGGCCGTATCCGTTTATAAGCCTGCTGCTGCCGATCGGATCGTTCGAACCGTCCGCGGCCAAGACGGTGATGAAGGTCAACGTCAGCGCGGAATTTTTCCTGGAGCCCCTGAATCGCATCCACCTGGGCGAGAGAGGGACGATCTTCCTGCTGGATCACGAGGGCCACCCGATGCTGTCGCAGGAGCAATACGCTCCGCATGAGGAAGCGGCGCGCAAAGTGGAGGAGATCCGCAACGGCAACACAAGGCAGGGCGTCGTCTATCTGCGCAATCCGGCGGGTTCCACCGATATTCTGGTGTACAAAAAGCTTAAGCAAAACGGCTGGATGCTGGTCGGATTCGTGACGGAGGCGGATTTATACGCCAATTTGTACAGGCTGCGCACGACGATTGTCCTGTTCTCTTCCTTCCTGCTGATCGCGGCGATCGTCGTCGCCACCTGGCTGTCCTACGGCATTACGAAACCTCTGTCCAGGCTCGCCTCGGCCATGCGCAGCGTGCAGAAGGGGGAGTTCGATCTCGCGGAGAACCGCATTCCTCCCGAGCGGAGCGTCCGCAACGAGGTCGGCTTCGTCACGTCTTCGTTCCGGAACATGGTGCGGCAGCTGAAGCAGCACATCCAGACGGAGTTCGAGCTGAAGCTGCTGCGGCAGCAGGCCGAATACAAGGCGCTGCTGATGCAGATCAACCCCCACTTCCTGTTCAACACGCTGGAGCTGTTAAGCAGCCTGTCCGTGCAGCGGAAGACGGCGGAAAGCCTGAAAATTATTGAGGCTCTGGGCAAAATGCTGCGCTTCTCGCTGAACGCGGCCGAAGATCTGGTTTCCTTGCGGCAGGAGATCGACTATCTGCGTTATTATCTGACCATACTGGAGATCCGGTTCGGCGACCGGCTGCGGCTCTCCCTGCGGGTTGACGGCGAGCCGGGGAACCGGGAGATCGTCAAGTTCATCCTGCAGCCGCTGGTCGAAAATGCGGTCAAATACAGCTTTGCGGAGCAAGCGGTGGCGGAAGTGGACATCCGGATCTCGGTGGAGCCGGAGCGGGTCCGGCTGCTGGTGGCCGACAACGGGCCGGGCATGCCGCCCGGATTGGCGGAGCGGCTGTACGCGGAGACGGCTCATTCCCGGCTTCATGACGTGTTGAACAGGGGAAGCGGAACGATCGGATTGCGCAACGTGCTGGCGCGCTGCAGATTGTATTACGGCCAGGGGTTCGAGTATGCGATCCGTTCGGCCGATTCCGGCCCGGGGACAACCATAGAACTCATTCTTCCGATAGGAGAGGGAGCAAGCGATGTATCGAGTGCTGATCGTGGATGA